The following proteins are encoded in a genomic region of Streptomyces collinus Tu 365:
- a CDS encoding uracil-xanthine permease family protein: MDLGVRWKLHGDGRTPAPGAVVRPDERLSWPRTVGLGAQHVVAMFGASFVAPVLMGLDPNLAIMMSGVATVIFLLATRGRVPSYLGCSLSFVGVAAVIRAQGGTSATVTGAVLVVGAVLFLVGLAVQRFGAHIIHAVMPPIVTGAVVMLIGFNLAPVTASTYWPQDQWTALLVMLFTGLAVVALRGFWSRIAIFLGLIFGYGISWVFDQVLGPIHSVNASGKVTDHLRLDLSGVSKAEWIGLPSFHGPSFQWSAILVALPVVIALVAENAGHVKAVGEMTGTRLDDQLGTAISADGVASVLSTAVGGPPNTTYSENIGVMAATRVYSTAAYWAAACFALLFGVCPKFGAVVAAIPGGVLGGITVILYGMIGLLGAQIWINAKVDLRNPLNLVPAAAGIIIGVGNVSMKFSEHFTLSGIALGTLVVITGYHALRALAPAHLKPQEPLLDEGTSTYDDEGDERTGA, encoded by the coding sequence ATGGACCTCGGCGTGCGCTGGAAGCTGCACGGTGACGGGCGCACCCCCGCGCCCGGAGCGGTGGTACGCCCCGACGAACGGCTCTCCTGGCCGCGCACGGTGGGCCTCGGCGCCCAGCACGTCGTGGCGATGTTCGGGGCCAGCTTCGTGGCCCCCGTGCTCATGGGCCTCGACCCCAACCTGGCCATCATGATGTCGGGCGTGGCGACCGTGATCTTCCTGCTCGCCACCCGCGGCCGGGTGCCGAGCTACCTGGGCTGCTCCCTGTCGTTCGTGGGGGTGGCCGCCGTCATCCGCGCCCAGGGCGGCACGAGCGCCACGGTGACCGGCGCGGTGCTGGTGGTCGGCGCCGTGCTCTTCCTGGTGGGGCTCGCGGTGCAGCGCTTCGGGGCGCACATCATCCACGCCGTCATGCCGCCGATCGTCACCGGCGCCGTGGTCATGCTGATCGGCTTCAACCTGGCTCCCGTGACCGCCTCGACCTACTGGCCGCAGGACCAGTGGACGGCGCTGCTGGTGATGCTCTTCACCGGTCTCGCGGTCGTCGCCCTGCGGGGCTTCTGGTCCCGGATCGCGATCTTCCTGGGCCTGATCTTCGGCTACGGCATCTCCTGGGTGTTCGACCAGGTCCTCGGCCCGATCCACTCGGTGAACGCGAGCGGCAAGGTCACCGACCACCTGCGGCTCGACCTCTCCGGCGTCTCGAAGGCGGAGTGGATCGGCCTGCCCTCCTTCCACGGCCCGTCCTTCCAGTGGTCGGCGATCCTCGTGGCGCTGCCCGTGGTCATCGCGCTGGTCGCGGAGAACGCCGGGCACGTCAAGGCGGTCGGCGAGATGACCGGCACCCGCCTCGACGACCAGCTCGGCACCGCGATCTCGGCCGACGGCGTCGCCTCGGTGCTGTCCACGGCGGTCGGCGGCCCGCCCAACACCACGTACTCCGAGAACATCGGCGTGATGGCCGCGACCCGCGTCTACTCCACCGCCGCCTACTGGGCGGCCGCCTGCTTCGCCCTGCTGTTCGGCGTCTGCCCGAAGTTCGGCGCGGTCGTGGCCGCGATCCCCGGCGGCGTGCTCGGCGGCATCACCGTCATCCTCTACGGCATGATCGGCCTGCTGGGCGCGCAGATCTGGATCAACGCCAAGGTGGACCTGCGCAACCCGCTGAACCTGGTCCCGGCGGCCGCGGGCATCATCATCGGCGTCGGCAACGTCTCCATGAAGTTCAGCGAGCACTTCACCCTGAGCGGCATCGCGCTCGGCACCCTGGTCGTCATCACCGGCTACCACGCCCTGCGCGCCCTGGCACCCGCCCACCTCAAGCCGCAGGAGCCGCTGCTGGACGAGGGCACGTCCACCTACGACGACGAGGGCGACGAGCGCACGGGCGCGTAG